A single region of the Candidatus Buchananbacteria bacterium CG10_big_fil_rev_8_21_14_0_10_42_9 genome encodes:
- a CDS encoding spore coat protein produces MKNKVLCIIQARMGSTRLPGKVLKQVNGMPLLEYEISRLGRSTLVDRVVVATTTDPSDDKVEALCKKLEVDCFRGSNEDVLERYYQCALSYPEYQTIVRVTGDCPLIDPAVIDKVIQAFNQSQVDYAANIIKETFPDGMDVEVFTLDALTRAAKEAKLQSEREHVTLFIRNNDFFKKYNLAATKNYSSYRLTVDNPEDFEVIEFLIKHTDVNATYNDFIRLLDENPEVKLKNTNIKRNEGLAKSLASDKLIK; encoded by the coding sequence ATGAAAAATAAAGTTTTATGTATTATTCAGGCCCGTATGGGGTCAACTAGACTGCCCGGTAAAGTGCTAAAGCAAGTTAACGGTATGCCTTTGTTAGAATATGAAATTAGCCGCCTAGGAAGATCCACGCTGGTTGATCGGGTTGTGGTGGCAACAACTACTGACCCAAGTGATGACAAGGTAGAGGCACTATGCAAAAAGCTAGAAGTAGATTGCTTTAGGGGGTCGAACGAAGATGTGCTAGAACGTTATTATCAATGTGCATTGAGCTATCCTGAATATCAAACCATAGTGAGAGTGACTGGGGACTGCCCTTTAATTGACCCGGCAGTTATAGATAAAGTGATTCAAGCGTTCAATCAGAGTCAAGTTGATTACGCGGCTAACATTATTAAAGAAACTTTTCCTGACGGCATGGACGTGGAAGTTTTTACTTTGGACGCTTTAACCCGGGCCGCGAAAGAAGCCAAGCTGCAATCCGAACGAGAACATGTTACTTTATTTATTCGTAATAATGATTTTTTTAAAAAGTACAATCTGGCAGCGACAAAAAATTATTCCAGCTATCGTTTAACCGTTGATAATCCCGAAGATTTTGAAGTCATTGAGTTTTTAATTAAACATACTGACGTTAATGCTACTTACAATGATTTCATTCGTTTGCTTGATGAGAATCCGGAAGTTAAATTAAAAAATACTAATATTAAACGTAATGAAGGTCTTGCTAAGTCACTGGCAAGCGATAAATTAATAAAATAA
- a CDS encoding imidazole glycerol phosphate synthase subunit HisF, whose translation MVKKRIIPCLLLKDGRCVKGVNFMNHRDVGHPVTNAKIYDAQGADELIFLDITASRDKRSILFDIVSQTADECFMPLTVGGGIAALEDIQELLRAGADKISINTIAAEQPKFITDAAKRYGKQCIVVAIDYKQNDNGKLEVFTHSGSKATGLDPVEWAKEAERLGAGEILLTNIDQEGTRGGYDIATIRQVADALSIPVIASGGVGSLEDLAKGINEGHASAVSLGSILHFTNQSVIKARDYLHTLNVPVRINA comes from the coding sequence ATGGTTAAAAAAAGAATAATCCCCTGTTTGTTGTTAAAGGACGGACGTTGCGTCAAGGGCGTTAATTTTATGAATCATCGTGATGTCGGCCATCCGGTTACTAACGCCAAAATTTATGATGCCCAAGGCGCCGATGAATTAATTTTTTTAGATATAACCGCTAGTCGCGACAAGCGCTCGATATTGTTTGATATTGTCTCCCAAACAGCCGATGAGTGCTTTATGCCCCTAACTGTTGGCGGAGGCATAGCCGCATTGGAAGATATTCAGGAGTTATTACGAGCCGGGGCAGATAAAATTTCTATTAATACTATCGCAGCAGAGCAGCCTAAATTTATTACTGATGCCGCTAAACGTTATGGCAAACAGTGTATTGTGGTGGCAATTGATTATAAACAAAATGATAATGGTAAGTTGGAAGTTTTTACCCATAGTGGGAGCAAAGCCACTGGGCTTGATCCGGTGGAGTGGGCAAAAGAAGCCGAGCGGCTTGGCGCCGGAGAAATTTTACTGACAAATATAGATCAAGAAGGTACTAGGGGTGGTTATGATATTGCAACGATTAGGCAAGTGGCTGATGCTTTATCCATACCGGTAATCGCTTCAGGCGGAGTCGGGAGTTTAGAAGATTTAGCTAAGGGTATAAATGAGGGACATGCGTCAGCTGTATCTTTGGGTAGCATTTTGCATTTTACTAATCAGAGTGTGATTAAAGCCCGAGATTATTTACACACCCTTAACGTGCCGGTTAGAATTAACGCTTAA
- a CDS encoding imidazole glycerol phosphate synthase subunit HisH, whose product MLVIIDYDMGNVRSVSKAFELLNAEVVISHRPTDILQASRIVLPGVGAFADGMKHLKERNLIEPLEQAVIKDQKPFLGICLGMQLLAQGSEEFGKHQGLGWIDAQVKPLKIADNDLKVPHVGWNEIKYNESCSLFNGLKTRSEFYFVHSYHMICQSPKDIVATTDYGIQITAAILQDNIFATQFHPEKSQTSGLRLLTNFVNWNGHG is encoded by the coding sequence ATGTTAGTGATTATTGATTATGACATGGGCAATGTTCGTTCGGTCAGCAAGGCTTTTGAATTGCTGAATGCCGAGGTGGTAATTTCGCACAGGCCGACAGATATTTTGCAAGCCAGCCGCATTGTTTTGCCGGGAGTTGGAGCATTTGCCGACGGCATGAAGCATTTAAAAGAAAGAAATTTAATTGAGCCATTGGAACAAGCAGTTATAAAAGACCAAAAACCATTTTTAGGCATCTGCCTAGGTATGCAATTATTAGCTCAAGGCAGTGAAGAGTTTGGCAAACATCAAGGTTTAGGTTGGATTGACGCGCAAGTCAAGCCGCTTAAAATAGCGGATAATGATTTGAAAGTACCACACGTTGGTTGGAATGAAATTAAGTATAATGAAAGTTGTTCACTTTTTAACGGTTTAAAGACAAGATCAGAATTTTATTTTGTCCATAGCTATCATATGATTTGCCAAAGCCCAAAAGACATAGTCGCTACAACTGACTACGGCATCCAAATTACCGCCGCAATTTTACAGGATAATATTTTTGCCACTCAGTTTCATCCCGAGAAAAGTCAAACCTCAGGTTTAAGACTGTTAACTAATTTTGTTAATTGGAACGGTCATGGTTAA